The nucleotide sequence ACCAGGGCGCTCCGCCCGGCGCGCGCCAGCGGATCGAGCGCCGCGATCCTGCGCCCGTCGGGGCTCCAGGCCACCCACCGCCGCACGTCGCCCTTGCCCCGGAACCAGTTGCGGGCGAACCCCTCCACCACCTGCCGCTCGCCGGTCGCCACGTCCAGCAGGACCAGCGGCATCCAGAGCGGATCGTCCCCATACGGATCACCCTCGGCCTCAGGGCCCAGGTAGGCAGCCGTTCGCCCGTCCGGGGAGAAGACGGCCGTCCCCGGCACCGGCTCGTCCGGGACGAACGGCAGCGCCGCCGTATCGGGCGCTCCCGGAGCCCAGGCCTCCCAGCCTCGGTCAGCCACCCACCAGGGGGGGTGGTTGAAGAGACGGCCGCCGGCCCACTGGAGCGTGCCCGCCGGCAGCGGGGCCTCCAACAGGCGGTTCGCCGCGAGGTCGACCACCGCGCCCCGCTGCTCCCACATTTCGTTTCCCACGGCCTGCCACCCGCGCAGGGCGATGTAGGCCCCGTCCGGCGAAGGCCAGGCCTCGGTGATCTCCGGCGGCAGGGTCAGGAGTCGCTCGCCGGCGCCCGTGGCCAGGTCGACCCGCTCCAGGTAGGGCAGCGACGCCTCGCTGCGCAGCGTGACCGGGGAGTGGGCCACGGGCAGCCCGCTGCCCGATGCCACCACCCGGCGCAGGTCCAGCGTCATCCGGGCGGGGACCTGATCCATCTCCACCACCCAGCGGCTCGCGGACTCCTGCCTGACGATCAGCGGGTCGCCGACCCGCGCCTCCACGTCGGCCAGCCAGGCTGCCAGGCTCCCCTGCTCCACCGGCCGGTCGAACGACAGCTGAAGCCAGAGCGGGCCGTCCGGCAGCACGGCTTCAGCCCCCTCCAGGGACTGGAGCGCGCCGTCCGCGGCCCGGTAGGTGATGTATACCGTGGGCTCCGGCGCCCGGAGCAGCTTGGTGTGCGACCCGCCCACGCCCTGGAGCCACGCCTCAAACCGGTCCGGCAGCGGCGCGGCGAACCGGGCCTGGATGACCCCCAGCACCGTCCGGACCTCGGCGGGCTCGGCACCGCTGGTGCGCAGGAGCGCGCTGTACGGGCCGGCGTCGTGGGTGTCCAGCTGCCACGTGATGAGCACGTCTCCGGAGCCCACCGCCACCTCGGACTCCCATTCCTCCAGGGTGACGGCAGTCACGCCGTCGACGACGTCGGGCAGCGCAGCGGTGGGCCGGTAGACGATGCGGCCGATGAGGCGCGGCACGGCACGGGGCTGTCGGCCCTCGCCGGACGCGGCAGAAGCCGCGCGGTCAGCGCCGGCCCCGGCGGCAGATGCCCCGGCGGCCGCCCCCCCGCCGGGGGCAGCGCTGCCGCCATCCACCGGGGGCGCCTCCGGCACGACGGGTCCGCGGGAGGGCGAGGCACAGCCCACCAGCAGCAGCGACAGCGCCAGGAGCCAGCCCACGGGCTTCCGTCCCATCGTCGTCACCACCCTTTAGTAGTGTGACGATACAGGGCGGCGAGCAGTTCTCGCGGTCTTCTGACGACGGGGTGCTGCAACAGCAAGCGCAGCCCCCGCGCTGCGCGCGGCAGGCTGCCCGGCGGTTCATATCGCTTTCATCCCCTCAAACGGCTGGTGGCAGCCGTCGCAGTAGTAGATCGAGCGGCAGGCCGTGGGCCCGAACAGGTTCTCCAGGTGCGTGTCCAGCGAGCCGCAGTAGGGACAGGCCGGCGCCTCCGCCAGCGAGATGAGCGGCCGGGCCTCCGACGCGCACGGCGGCGGCGCGATGCCGAAGCTGCGCAGCCGCTCCCGGCCCTCGGGGGTGATGCGGTCGCTGCTCCAGGACGGGTCGAGGACGAAGTCCACCTCCACCTCGCCCACCCCGTCCAGCGCGCGGAGCCGGGAGACCACGTCCCGGCGGATGATGCCGAGCGCCGGACAGCCGACGAAGGTGGGAACGATCTCCACCCGCACCCGCACGATCCCGGTGTCACCTCGCTGCACCAGCACGCGGTGCACCATGCCCATGTCCACGATCGAGACCGGCGGGATCTCCGGGTCCTTCACGTCCGCGAGGGCGGCCCAGACGGCCGCCTCGCTCACCATGCCGCACCGGGGGCGATGCGGTAGACCTCCCCCATGGTCTCCAGCAGGCCGTCCAGGTCCGGCGTGTGCTGCCCGCGGCGGCCGTCCGGCCCGGTGAAGCCGCCGGGGACGGGACTGCCCGGCCAGTCGAACCCCACCTCGGCGAAGAGCGGCCGCATCGCCGCCGTCCACCGGTCGACCATCTCCTCGGCCGTGGCGGGGAAGAGCGGCCCCGGGACCACCTCGCCCAGGGAGAAGAGGCCGCCCACGTCGGGCCACGCCCGCGCGACGCCCGCCGCCAGCCGGCGCCGCGACTCGTCGGTACCGTGGGCCAGCCGGCGGAACCAGGTGGTGTGGTGGATCAGGTGGTACCGCTCCTCCCGCCGGATCCGGGCTGCGGCCTGCGCCAGCGGGGCGTGGCTGGAGCCGGCCAGCACCTCCAGCCGGATCTGGTCGAACAGGTCGTAGGCGAGCCGCCGGGCGATGGTGTAGCCCCAGTCGAACTCGGGGCGGTCCAGGTAGCTGCCCGGCCCGTTGGGCCGCTCCAGGAGCACGGCGTTGCGCCGCGCTGCGGCCGGCCGCAGGAAGGCCAGGTCGTCGGCCCGCCCCTCGCCCAGCTCCTCCAGGAGGTGATAGTAGAGGTTGGCGTGGCCCACCTCGTCCTGGGCGATGGAGGAGAAGGCCACGTCCTCCTCGATGTGCGGGGCAAGTCCCAGCCATTCCGAATCCCGGTGGCCGATCACCAGCTCGTCGTCCGCCAGCTGGTAGAGCAACGCGATCAGCGTCGGTCGATCCATCCCCATCCCCTCCCCCGGGCGCGGGGCGCCTAGTCCCGCACGAAGTCCTGCTCCAGGTCGAGCAGCGCACGCTTGTACCTGCGCCAGCGCTCAGCGTTGGCCTTGCTGTAGCCGGCCAGCGTGCGGTAGCGCTTGTCGGTCTCCTGGGCAAAGAAGTCCCGGTCGGCGTAGTCGGTCCGGTGGATGGCGCCCTGCTCCACCGCCCAGAGCGAGACGGCCGGGTCCCGGCGCAGGAACGACTCGCGCGCCAGCACCAGGGCGTCCTCCGGCGAGCCGGCGTCCACCGAGCCCACCCAGACGTGCGGGCTGCCGTGGTCCTTCTGCACGAAGATCTCGTACACCCGGAACTGCCGCCGCTCCTCCGAATGCCTCTGCTCCGCCACGGTTGATCCCCTCCTAGACCGCCTGCTTCGCCGGGGCCATAAGGGCCTCGCGCACCCAGCGCCCCTGTTCATAGGAGAGCCGCCTGAGGCCCAGCCGGTACTGGGAGAGCGGCCCCTCGTTGCGGGCGATGGCCTTCAGCTTGGACCAGTCCGGCGGGGTGTAGATCCACCTGCCGGCGGCCTCGTCGTACCGCAGGGCCGGGTCGGGGATGGTGAGGCCCAGGGCCTGGATGCGGGGCACGTACTTGGTGAGGAACTTCTGGCGCAGCTCCTCGTTGGTCTTGGTGCGGAAGCGGTACTTGAGCAGGATGGTGGCCGACGGCGAGTTGGTCTCCGCCGGGCCGAAGAAGAGCAGGAGCGCCTCCCACCACCGCTCCAGGGCCTCCTGCAGCATCTGCC is from Symbiobacterium terraclitae and encodes:
- the paaC gene encoding 1,2-phenylacetyl-CoA epoxidase subunit PaaC, which encodes MDRPTLIALLYQLADDELVIGHRDSEWLGLAPHIEEDVAFSSIAQDEVGHANLYYHLLEELGEGRADDLAFLRPAAARRNAVLLERPNGPGSYLDRPEFDWGYTIARRLAYDLFDQIRLEVLAGSSHAPLAQAAARIRREERYHLIHHTTWFRRLAHGTDESRRRLAAGVARAWPDVGGLFSLGEVVPGPLFPATAEEMVDRWTAAMRPLFAEVGFDWPGSPVPGGFTGPDGRRGQHTPDLDGLLETMGEVYRIAPGAAW
- a CDS encoding phenylacetic acid degradation protein — its product is MAEQRHSEERRQFRVYEIFVQKDHGSPHVWVGSVDAGSPEDALVLARESFLRRDPAVSLWAVEQGAIHRTDYADRDFFAQETDKRYRTLAGYSKANAERWRRYKRALLDLEQDFVRD
- the paaD gene encoding 1,2-phenylacetyl-CoA epoxidase subunit PaaD; translated protein: MVSEAAVWAALADVKDPEIPPVSIVDMGMVHRVLVQRGDTGIVRVRVEIVPTFVGCPALGIIRRDVVSRLRALDGVGEVEVDFVLDPSWSSDRITPEGRERLRSFGIAPPPCASEARPLISLAEAPACPYCGSLDTHLENLFGPTACRSIYYCDGCHQPFEGMKAI